A genome region from Thermomonospora amylolytica includes the following:
- a CDS encoding DUF6716 putative glycosyltransferase produces MTAPRVLAVADSDSYLKWTAGLLDHIPAGWSRTLAVVRSPIAPSAEQIRSALNGTAAGTPDVLTARGVAHRVRRERPDVVVLGCTGPVVKVLSRMLPAAGRPVLVSGLPGISVPASERAWVFRSAVDLFVVHSRREVAEFTEIAARLGLPGRVGFTRLPFLEPAPPAEVRDRVVFATQAKVPAAPADRERILLALAGLAELRPDLRVVVKLRALADEQQTHREDHHYQVLWRRMAQAGRVREDALHFDAGPMREHLARAAGFVTVSSTAALEAIAAGVPLLVLSDFGVNAEMINLVFEDSGCLGTLAELTEGTFKTPDPGWCAANYFHDPADETWLSHLAELLEDARASRLPEPVHLPVWTHPLGEPRARLRLELSPAAFRRVDVLRRVLRRH; encoded by the coding sequence GTGACGGCTCCGCGCGTGCTCGCGGTCGCCGACTCGGACTCCTATCTCAAGTGGACCGCGGGCCTGCTCGACCACATACCCGCCGGCTGGTCCCGCACCCTGGCGGTGGTCCGGTCGCCCATCGCGCCCTCCGCCGAGCAGATCCGTTCCGCGCTGAACGGCACCGCCGCCGGGACGCCGGACGTGCTCACCGCCAGGGGGGTGGCCCATCGGGTCCGCCGGGAACGTCCGGACGTGGTGGTGCTCGGCTGCACCGGACCGGTGGTGAAGGTGCTGTCCCGGATGCTCCCCGCCGCCGGCCGGCCGGTCCTGGTGTCGGGGCTGCCGGGCATCTCCGTGCCGGCCTCGGAGCGGGCCTGGGTGTTCCGCAGCGCGGTGGACCTGTTCGTGGTGCACAGCCGCCGTGAGGTGGCGGAGTTCACCGAGATCGCCGCCCGGCTCGGGCTGCCCGGCCGGGTCGGCTTCACCCGGCTGCCGTTCCTGGAGCCGGCCCCGCCCGCCGAGGTCCGCGACCGGGTGGTGTTCGCCACCCAGGCCAAGGTGCCGGCCGCCCCCGCCGACCGGGAACGGATCCTGCTGGCGCTCGCCGGCCTCGCCGAACTGCGGCCCGACCTGCGGGTGGTGGTCAAGCTGCGGGCGCTGGCCGACGAGCAGCAGACCCACCGGGAGGACCACCACTACCAGGTGCTGTGGCGGCGGATGGCGCAGGCGGGCCGGGTACGCGAGGACGCCCTGCACTTCGACGCCGGGCCGATGCGCGAGCACCTGGCGCGCGCCGCGGGGTTCGTGACGGTCAGCTCCACCGCCGCGCTGGAGGCCATCGCCGCCGGCGTGCCGCTGCTGGTGCTGTCGGACTTCGGCGTCAACGCCGAGATGATCAACCTGGTCTTCGAGGACAGCGGCTGCCTGGGCACCCTGGCGGAGCTGACCGAGGGGACCTTCAAGACCCCCGACCCCGGCTGGTGCGCGGCCAACTACTTCCACGACCCCGCCGACGAGACCTGGCTCTCCCACCTCGCCGAGCTGCTGGAGGACGCCCGCGCCAGCCGGCTGCCGGAGCCGGTGCACCTGCCGGTGTGGACGCACCCGCTGGGCGAACCCCGCGCCCGGCTGCGCCTGGAGCTCAGCCCGGCCGCGTTCCGCCGGGTCGACGTCCTGCGCCGGGTCCTGCGCCGCCACTAG
- a CDS encoding outer membrane protein assembly factor BamB family protein, whose amino-acid sequence MTARGQRRALGLLAGTLAVAAAVALTGRYALRAEWWQVEHRVAAAPSVPLSDLGPSPGPLTVTWSRATPVHRGRLPGYSRVAYGLVHGQVVTVSGHGLDVRDARTGAARWSYRRSGWVLLGWAATGDRLAAYFEPDEGRDRRLMIGFDARTGRRLWQREGDEPAALARATLRWPAGSGVVVTTGGDRRTLRGRSAATGERLWRIPLRDGCVLSDSAAHASAADETLVVVTLACPGEGREQRHRLLAVDPGDGRVRWERPLGSSGPREVAVHGSVTLVSDDTTLYAYTRDGHRLLARHGEDVCGDDVCPAAVAGDRLVVVWDHGRRIEAVEIPTGRTRWDRAAPGYLALTAAGGRVFGLRPRLAEGLLPAGVDAIDPGDGRTTTAATGLVVDPGLDGAVPWLAAAGGLLYVAAPQATPRPGGGARLAALHGGPSGRGTPELGGVPVEDWPDACSLLRPADLDATRLAGYRSRPGRVTIGHLTPEHPVSCAYEPGLSLYPEDAGESVLPAAEADPREVTVGVKWVAPDAASASALLGALRDTQTQVRPRAGLGDEAYELGPTSGTIALRVGRHIIGVYASRPTGTATQVARAVAANLRTARP is encoded by the coding sequence GTGACCGCGCGCGGGCAGCGCAGAGCGCTCGGTCTCCTCGCCGGGACGCTGGCGGTCGCCGCCGCCGTTGCGCTCACCGGACGGTACGCCCTGCGCGCCGAATGGTGGCAGGTGGAGCACCGGGTCGCCGCCGCCCCCTCCGTCCCGCTGTCGGACCTGGGCCCGTCACCGGGGCCGCTGACGGTGACCTGGAGCCGCGCCACCCCCGTTCACCGGGGTCGGCTCCCGGGCTACAGCCGGGTCGCCTACGGGCTGGTGCACGGCCAGGTGGTGACGGTGTCGGGACACGGCCTGGACGTGCGGGACGCCCGGACCGGCGCGGCCCGGTGGAGCTACCGGCGTTCCGGCTGGGTGCTGCTGGGCTGGGCGGCGACCGGCGACCGGCTGGCCGCCTACTTCGAACCGGACGAGGGCCGCGACCGCCGGCTGATGATCGGGTTCGACGCGCGCACCGGGCGCAGGCTGTGGCAGCGGGAGGGGGACGAGCCCGCCGCGCTGGCCCGCGCCACCCTGCGCTGGCCCGCCGGGTCCGGCGTGGTGGTGACGACCGGCGGCGACCGGCGCACCCTGCGCGGCCGTTCCGCCGCCACGGGGGAGCGGCTGTGGCGGATCCCGCTGCGGGACGGGTGCGTCCTGTCCGACAGCGCCGCGCACGCCTCCGCCGCCGACGAAACCCTGGTCGTGGTGACGCTCGCCTGCCCCGGGGAGGGCCGCGAGCAGCGCCACCGGCTGCTGGCCGTCGACCCCGGCGACGGGCGGGTCCGCTGGGAGCGCCCGCTGGGGTCCTCGGGTCCCCGCGAGGTCGCCGTGCACGGGTCGGTGACCCTGGTGTCCGACGACACGACCCTGTACGCCTACACCCGGGACGGCCACCGCCTCCTCGCCCGGCACGGCGAGGACGTGTGCGGGGACGACGTGTGCCCGGCCGCCGTGGCGGGGGACCGGCTCGTGGTGGTGTGGGACCACGGTCGCCGCATCGAGGCCGTGGAGATCCCCACCGGCCGCACCCGCTGGGACCGCGCCGCCCCGGGCTATCTGGCGCTGACCGCCGCGGGCGGCCGGGTGTTCGGCCTGCGTCCCCGGCTGGCGGAGGGCCTGCTCCCGGCGGGGGTGGACGCCATCGACCCCGGTGACGGGCGCACCACCACCGCCGCCACGGGCCTGGTCGTCGATCCCGGCCTGGACGGGGCCGTGCCCTGGCTGGCGGCTGCGGGCGGCCTGCTGTACGTGGCCGCGCCGCAGGCGACGCCCCGCCCGGGCGGCGGTGCCCGGCTGGCGGCGTTGCACGGAGGCCCGTCCGGGCGGGGGACGCCCGAGCTGGGCGGCGTTCCCGTCGAGGACTGGCCCGACGCCTGCTCCCTGCTGCGCCCCGCCGACCTGGACGCCACCCGGCTCGCGGGCTACCGTTCCCGCCCCGGCCGCGTCACGATCGGCCACCTCACTCCGGAACACCCGGTGAGCTGCGCCTACGAGCCGGGTCTCAGCCTGTACCCGGAGGACGCCGGCGAGTCGGTCCTGCCCGCCGCCGAGGCCGACCCCCGCGAGGTCACGGTCGGCGTCAAGTGGGTGGCCCCCGACGCCGCCTCGGCCTCCGCCCTGCTCGGCGCCCTCCGCGACACCCAGACCCAGGTGCGCCCGCGCGCCGGTCTGGGCGACGAGGCCTACGAGCTCGGCCCCACCTCGGGCACCATCGCGCTCCGCGTGGGCCGCCACATCATCGGCGTCTACGCCTCACGGCCCACCGGCACCGCGACCCAGGTGGCCCGGGCCGTGGCGGCCAACCTGCGCACCGCCCGCCCGTGA
- a CDS encoding glycosyltransferase family 4 protein, which yields MRVLVCTVRHHPEDARVLHRQIRAMLDAGHSVTYAAPFRAWHVTPWRQLTPVDVPRAGGRGALSVLRAVRRALAEHVPYCDVLLLHDPELTAALPRAARRKAVVVDVHEAPAGFGLPGAVSRYVRARAGRRHRLVLASPEYRAEFGDGHPVVPDVPEVSAVPPAEPDDRRVVHVGRLSAAGGALEVIELAGRLADKGVAVELIGGADPRVRPALRAAQRSGALRWYGFVPYDRAMRIAEGAMAGLALPPGSGHAPQGVPVKVMDYMAHGIPVVASAVPAVAELVGDERCGLVVPPGDVEAALAAVLRLRDEKGLRARLGRRAYETARERFDGAAEGERFVRMLEEAAGVREPARA from the coding sequence ATGCGGGTTCTGGTGTGCACGGTGCGGCACCATCCGGAGGACGCGCGGGTCCTGCATCGGCAGATCCGGGCGATGCTGGACGCCGGGCATTCGGTGACGTACGCGGCGCCGTTCCGGGCCTGGCATGTCACGCCGTGGCGGCAGCTGACCCCGGTGGACGTGCCGCGGGCCGGCGGGCGCGGGGCGCTGTCGGTGCTGCGGGCGGTGCGGCGGGCGCTGGCCGAGCACGTGCCGTACTGCGATGTGCTGTTGCTGCACGACCCCGAGCTGACGGCGGCGCTGCCCCGGGCGGCGCGGCGGAAGGCCGTGGTCGTGGACGTGCACGAGGCCCCGGCGGGGTTCGGGCTGCCGGGGGCGGTGTCGCGGTACGTGCGGGCGCGGGCGGGGCGGCGGCATCGGCTGGTGCTCGCCTCGCCGGAGTACCGGGCGGAGTTCGGGGACGGGCATCCGGTGGTGCCGGACGTGCCGGAGGTGTCCGCGGTGCCGCCCGCCGAGCCCGACGACCGGCGGGTCGTGCACGTCGGGCGGCTGTCGGCGGCGGGCGGGGCGCTCGAGGTGATCGAGCTGGCCGGGCGGCTGGCCGACAAGGGCGTGGCGGTGGAGCTGATCGGCGGCGCCGACCCGCGGGTGCGGCCCGCGCTGCGGGCGGCGCAGCGGTCGGGTGCGCTGCGGTGGTACGGGTTCGTTCCCTACGACCGGGCCATGCGCATCGCCGAGGGCGCCATGGCCGGGCTGGCGCTGCCGCCCGGATCCGGGCACGCCCCGCAGGGCGTTCCGGTCAAGGTCATGGACTACATGGCGCACGGGATCCCGGTCGTGGCCTCGGCCGTTCCGGCGGTCGCGGAACTGGTCGGGGACGAGCGGTGCGGGCTGGTGGTGCCGCCCGGCGACGTGGAGGCGGCGCTGGCGGCGGTGCTGCGGCTGCGCGACGAGAAGGGCCTGCGCGCCCGGCTGGGGCGGCGGGCGTACGAGACGGCCCGTGAACGGTTCGACGGGGCCGCGGAGGGCGAGCGGTTCGTGCGGATGCTGGAGGAGGCCGCCGGGGTCCGGGAGCCGGCGCGGGCTTGA
- a CDS encoding sulfotransferase family protein, translated as MVNGNSPNRRVQVLRKGLRRRSELLAAAVRPPGRGPAPALPKPRTARLVESPVFVLSCQRSGSTLLRVLLNSHSKIRAPHELHLNTVQVHLAADFTADVVEELALSKEELEHMLWDRILYHELSRSGKSIIAEKTPANALRWRRLLRAWPKARFIYLWRNPAAIVGSVMSRRPNAVLDDVVDEVLKHAEGMEACRDRVPGVVVRYEDLTTDPEGETRKICEYLGVPWERDMLEYGKQDHGPLKPFFGDWSKNIKSGTIQPARALSDDEKTPDPLIPIAKTWGYLD; from the coding sequence ATGGTGAACGGCAACAGCCCGAACCGACGAGTGCAGGTCCTGCGCAAGGGCCTGCGACGCAGAAGCGAACTGCTGGCCGCGGCGGTGCGCCCGCCGGGCCGCGGACCCGCTCCCGCGCTGCCCAAGCCGCGCACGGCCCGGCTCGTCGAGTCCCCGGTGTTCGTGCTGTCGTGCCAGCGTTCCGGATCCACGCTGCTGCGCGTGCTGCTGAACAGCCACTCCAAGATCCGCGCCCCGCACGAGCTGCACCTGAACACCGTCCAGGTCCACCTGGCCGCCGACTTCACCGCGGACGTGGTGGAGGAGCTGGCGCTGTCCAAGGAGGAACTGGAGCACATGCTGTGGGACCGGATCCTCTACCACGAGCTGTCCCGCAGCGGTAAGAGCATCATCGCCGAGAAGACCCCCGCCAACGCGCTGCGCTGGCGCCGGCTGCTCCGCGCCTGGCCCAAGGCCCGGTTCATCTACCTGTGGCGCAACCCCGCCGCCATCGTCGGCTCGGTGATGAGCCGCCGTCCCAACGCCGTCCTCGACGACGTGGTCGACGAGGTCCTCAAGCACGCCGAGGGCATGGAGGCCTGCCGCGACCGCGTCCCCGGCGTGGTGGTCCGCTACGAGGACCTGACCACCGACCCCGAGGGCGAGACCCGCAAGATCTGCGAGTACCTCGGCGTTCCGTGGGAGCGGGACATGCTCGAGTACGGCAAGCAGGACCACGGTCCCCTCAAGCCGTTCTTCGGCGACTGGAGCAAGAACATCAAGTCCGGAACGATCCAGCCCGCCCGTGCCCTCTCCGACGACGAGAAGACCCCCGACCCCCTCATCCCCATAGCCAAGACCTGGGGTTATCTCGACTGA
- a CDS encoding HelD family protein — MSSSPVTGRPATVKDAEIAAEQRRVDSAYARLAEMRAEAQEMIKEGYRQALAGTKGSLVDRDAMVHQAALRARALDVADDGLVFGRLDLTTGETRYIGRIGVRTREHESMVIDWRAPAAEPFYRATPEDPRGVVRRRVLHTRGHTVVDLEDDLLDPSAADSLTIVGDGAFLASLARTREGAMRDIVATIQREQDEVIRAPADGTVLVRGAPGTGKTAVALHRVAYLLFRHRRRFGSRGVLVVGPNRRFTAYIERVLPSLGEGSAVLRSLGDLVPGVSATVHDPPDLARLKGSGAMVPILKRAVADHPPGAPDELRVVHAGVVVRLDRRRLDRIRQQLHRRGAGSVNTARRRVAEALLHALWERYVEGGGTEPEPAAPGQGELALWEGILAESGLGALDGRQHAPKARTGREAFEANVREQRAFADFLAAWWPIRTPLDVLRSLGDQARMRRAAGRDLARPDADRLAAAWAEALGGERPVLGYQDIALLDEIDALLGPPPRPSRRPPAEEDPYVVDGVNILTGEAVADEDWEPELREVTSSIERLERARRVDDEVADARPEYAHIVVDEAQDLSPMQWRMLGRRGRQATWTIVEDPAQSAWEDLDEARAAMEAAIGGPPSRRRGRSKRPPERRPRYEYELTTNYRNTTEIAAVSARVLELALPGARPARAVRGSGVHPVIRLVPEGTVRGAAREAVETLLTQVEGTIGVIVPLPDGDWSARDHATLAAGLPERVQVLDVLDAKGLEFDAAVICAPEVVAAQSPRGLRVLYVAVSRATQRLTVLTTDPTWERLLS, encoded by the coding sequence ATGTCGTCGTCCCCGGTCACCGGACGGCCCGCCACGGTCAAGGACGCCGAGATCGCCGCCGAGCAGCGCCGTGTCGACTCCGCGTACGCCCGGCTCGCCGAGATGCGCGCCGAGGCACAGGAGATGATCAAGGAGGGGTACCGGCAGGCGCTGGCCGGCACCAAGGGGTCGCTGGTCGACCGGGACGCCATGGTGCACCAGGCCGCGCTGCGCGCCCGGGCCCTCGACGTGGCCGACGACGGGCTGGTGTTCGGCCGCCTGGACCTGACCACCGGCGAGACCCGCTACATCGGCCGGATCGGGGTGCGCACCCGCGAGCACGAGTCGATGGTCATCGACTGGCGGGCGCCGGCCGCCGAGCCGTTCTACCGCGCCACCCCCGAGGACCCGCGCGGCGTGGTCCGCCGCCGGGTGCTGCACACCCGCGGCCACACGGTGGTGGACCTGGAGGACGACCTGCTCGACCCGTCCGCCGCCGACTCCCTGACGATCGTCGGCGACGGGGCGTTCCTGGCGTCGCTGGCGCGCACCCGCGAGGGCGCGATGCGCGACATCGTCGCCACCATCCAGCGCGAGCAGGACGAGGTGATCCGCGCGCCCGCCGACGGGACGGTGCTGGTGCGCGGCGCCCCCGGCACCGGCAAGACCGCGGTGGCCCTGCACCGGGTGGCGTACCTGCTGTTCCGGCACCGCCGCCGGTTCGGCTCCCGGGGCGTGCTGGTCGTCGGCCCCAACCGCCGGTTCACCGCCTACATCGAACGGGTCCTGCCGTCGCTGGGCGAGGGCTCGGCGGTGCTGCGCTCCCTCGGCGACCTGGTGCCCGGGGTGTCGGCGACCGTCCACGACCCGCCGGACCTGGCCCGGCTCAAGGGCTCCGGGGCGATGGTCCCGATCCTCAAGCGGGCCGTCGCCGACCATCCCCCGGGAGCCCCCGACGAGTTGCGGGTGGTGCACGCCGGGGTGGTCGTCCGGCTGGACCGCAGGCGGCTCGACAGGATCCGGCAGCAGCTCCACCGGCGCGGCGCCGGCAGTGTCAACACCGCCCGCCGCCGGGTGGCCGAGGCACTGCTGCACGCGCTGTGGGAACGGTACGTCGAGGGCGGCGGCACCGAGCCCGAGCCCGCCGCGCCCGGGCAGGGCGAGCTGGCGCTGTGGGAGGGCATCCTCGCCGAGAGCGGCCTGGGCGCCCTCGACGGGCGGCAGCACGCCCCCAAGGCCCGCACCGGCCGTGAGGCGTTCGAGGCGAACGTGCGCGAACAGCGGGCGTTCGCCGACTTCCTGGCCGCCTGGTGGCCGATCCGCACCCCGTTGGACGTGCTGCGCTCCCTCGGCGACCAGGCCCGGATGCGCCGCGCCGCGGGCCGTGACCTGGCCCGGCCCGACGCCGACCGGCTGGCCGCCGCCTGGGCCGAGGCGCTGGGCGGGGAACGCCCGGTGCTCGGCTACCAGGACATCGCGCTGCTGGACGAGATCGACGCGCTGCTCGGCCCGCCGCCGCGCCCCTCCCGCAGGCCGCCCGCCGAGGAGGACCCGTACGTGGTGGACGGGGTCAACATCCTCACCGGCGAGGCCGTCGCCGACGAGGACTGGGAACCGGAGCTGCGCGAGGTGACCAGCTCCATCGAACGGCTGGAACGGGCCCGCCGGGTCGACGACGAGGTCGCCGACGCCCGCCCCGAGTACGCCCACATCGTGGTGGACGAGGCGCAGGACCTGTCCCCCATGCAGTGGCGCATGCTGGGCCGCCGGGGCCGCCAGGCCACCTGGACGATCGTGGAGGACCCGGCGCAGAGCGCGTGGGAGGACCTGGACGAGGCGCGGGCGGCGATGGAGGCCGCGATCGGCGGCCCGCCGTCCCGGCGGCGCGGCCGGTCCAAGCGCCCGCCGGAGCGCCGGCCCCGGTACGAGTACGAGCTGACCACCAACTACCGCAACACCACCGAGATCGCCGCGGTGTCGGCGCGGGTGCTGGAACTGGCGCTGCCCGGCGCCCGCCCCGCCCGCGCGGTCCGCGGCTCGGGCGTGCACCCGGTGATCCGGCTGGTGCCCGAGGGCACGGTGCGCGGCGCGGCGCGCGAGGCGGTCGAGACCCTGCTGACGCAGGTGGAGGGCACCATCGGGGTCATCGTCCCGCTGCCGGACGGCGACTGGTCCGCCCGCGACCACGCGACGCTGGCCGCCGGCCTCCCGGAGCGGGTCCAGGTGCTCGACGTGCTGGACGCCAAGGGCCTGGAGTTCGACGCGGCGGTGATCTGCGCCCCCGAGGTGGTGGCCGCCCAGTCGCCGCGCGGCCTGCGGGTCCTCTACGTCGCGGTGTCCCGCGCCACCCAGCGGCTGACCGTCCTCACCACCGACCCCACCTGGGAACGCCTGCTGTCCTGA
- a CDS encoding SRPBCC family protein has protein sequence MEREWVAEESVVVAAEPARVYQAVADLRRMGEWSPECFAVWVRGRPAKPVGPGTGFVGFNRIRWRVWFTTGRVTAAVPGEVFAFRVSSFGIPVAVWGYRMEDIGGGRTRLTEYWEDLRRQGRRAAFVSLLGRVFTGVPAGERAALNRRGMRATLERVKAALENG, from the coding sequence ATGGAACGCGAGTGGGTCGCCGAGGAGAGCGTCGTCGTGGCCGCCGAACCCGCCCGGGTGTACCAGGCGGTGGCGGATCTGCGGCGGATGGGCGAGTGGAGCCCGGAGTGCTTCGCGGTGTGGGTGCGCGGCCGGCCGGCGAAACCGGTGGGGCCGGGCACCGGGTTCGTCGGGTTCAACCGGATCCGGTGGCGGGTGTGGTTCACCACCGGGCGGGTGACGGCGGCGGTGCCGGGCGAGGTGTTCGCGTTCCGGGTGTCGAGCTTCGGCATCCCGGTGGCGGTGTGGGGCTACCGGATGGAGGACATCGGCGGAGGCCGCACCAGGCTCACCGAGTACTGGGAGGACCTGCGCCGCCAGGGCCGCCGGGCGGCGTTCGTCTCGCTGCTGGGCAGGGTGTTCACCGGGGTCCCCGCCGGGGAGCGGGCGGCGCTCAACAGGCGGGGCATGCGCGCCACGCTGGAACGCGTCAAGGCCGCCCTCGAGAACGGGTGA
- a CDS encoding acetoacetate decarboxylase family protein has translation MGTYLIQGERVTMPVRIREASVASAMFAVPAATAQSVIGYSGLEVVRPLPGRAVCALAFARYVDGDLGPYHEFAVTFLVRDPAGRGVGAFVHWLPVDQPFTLEAGRSIWGFPKLMTEIPAQTTPRGTRCAVRIDGRTVVAMSVRSGLPLPAVRTAPEVVAFSCLDGVTRRIPWTVEPGAVRARPGGTVVSLGDHTVAEELRRLGLHRAVSLSSATVPRLRMTFHEGVPVAP, from the coding sequence GTGGGCACGTACCTGATCCAGGGCGAACGGGTCACCATGCCGGTGCGGATCCGGGAGGCGTCGGTGGCCTCGGCCATGTTCGCCGTACCGGCCGCCACCGCGCAGTCGGTCATCGGCTACTCGGGGCTGGAGGTCGTGCGGCCGCTGCCCGGCCGGGCCGTGTGCGCGCTGGCGTTCGCCCGCTACGTCGACGGGGACCTGGGGCCCTACCACGAGTTCGCGGTGACGTTCCTGGTCCGCGACCCGGCGGGGCGCGGGGTGGGGGCGTTCGTGCACTGGCTGCCGGTGGACCAGCCGTTCACCCTGGAGGCGGGCCGGTCGATCTGGGGGTTCCCCAAGCTGATGACCGAGATCCCGGCGCAGACCACCCCGCGGGGCACCCGCTGCGCGGTGCGGATCGACGGCCGCACGGTGGTCGCCATGTCGGTGCGGTCCGGCCTGCCGCTGCCCGCCGTCCGCACCGCCCCCGAGGTCGTCGCGTTCTCCTGCCTGGACGGCGTCACCCGCCGGATCCCCTGGACCGTCGAGCCCGGCGCGGTACGGGCCAGGCCGGGCGGCACCGTGGTCTCCCTGGGCGACCACACGGTGGCCGAGGAACTGCGCCGGCTGGGACTGCACCGGGCCGTCTCGCTGAGCAGCGCCACCGTCCCCCGCCTGCGGATGACCTTCCACGAGGGCGTCCCCGTCGCGCCCTGA
- a CDS encoding HD domain-containing protein → MQLFTEWRTWERARADLEARAFPPADTAVLERAVEAARRWHGPQRRPTGAPYLEHLLEAAEVLVRGAGVTDPETLAAAVLHDVVEDTDATVNDVEAEFGPVVAELVDWVTKPPAGGPGRQARRAAKTAYLRRLREAPPEAITVKLADRVSNVQTLDRMPPDFQRRYFTETVTYIVPLAEQVGGERGRWFAGWYADWRRRFAHLG, encoded by the coding sequence ATGCAGTTGTTCACCGAGTGGCGGACCTGGGAGCGCGCGCGGGCCGACCTGGAGGCCCGCGCGTTCCCGCCCGCCGACACGGCCGTCCTGGAACGCGCGGTGGAGGCGGCGCGGCGCTGGCACGGCCCGCAGCGGCGTCCCACCGGCGCGCCCTATCTGGAGCATCTGCTGGAGGCCGCGGAGGTGCTGGTGCGCGGCGCGGGGGTGACCGACCCGGAGACGCTGGCCGCGGCGGTGCTGCACGACGTGGTGGAGGACACCGACGCCACGGTGAACGACGTGGAGGCCGAGTTCGGGCCGGTGGTGGCCGAACTGGTGGACTGGGTGACCAAGCCCCCGGCGGGCGGGCCGGGGCGGCAGGCCAGGCGCGCCGCCAAGACCGCCTACCTGCGGCGGCTGCGGGAGGCCCCGCCGGAGGCGATCACCGTGAAGCTGGCCGACCGGGTCAGCAACGTGCAGACGCTGGACCGGATGCCGCCGGACTTCCAGCGCCGCTACTTCACCGAGACGGTGACCTACATCGTCCCGCTGGCCGAGCAGGTCGGCGGGGAGCGGGGCCGCTGGTTCGCCGGCTGGTACGCGGACTGGCGGAGGCGCTTCGCGCACCTGGGATGA
- a CDS encoding arylsulfatase, with protein MAAAGATTALTIRGDGPVRPRATPSATERRRRPNFILVLADDLGYGELGSYGQRMMRTPRLDRLASEGVRFTHFYSGAAVCAPSRCTLLTGRHAGHSRVRDNPQGTDAPLAPQDVTFGMALRQAGYRTGLFGKWGFGGPDPNTDTHPNDKGFEEFYGYLSHKEAHSYFPSKLWDNRTPVRFAGNRRSGRAVYAPEVIVQRSLQFMERHRDEPFLLVLTLPLPHAPSVVPGDPYPRQPWRLPDRAHAAQVSLLDSYVGRLVDKLAELGLVDDTLLFFTSDNGPHEEGDFDPDFFGARGGLRGYKRSLYEGGIRVPLIAWGPGHLTRTRGTVSARPTAMWDLFPTLTDLAGLGPAEGDGISLRGILTGRGRTPQHEYLYWVRPSGSRRTPRVARAERGRTWRAGAAVRFGNWKLVGYAPGRHYSEPDDSWSLELYDLRADPAETTDIARAHPDVVSRGIGYLREAWEPPG; from the coding sequence GTGGCCGCCGCGGGGGCCACGACGGCGCTGACGATCCGCGGCGACGGACCCGTACGGCCGCGCGCCACCCCCTCCGCGACGGAACGCCGGCGCAGGCCCAACTTCATCCTCGTGCTCGCCGACGACCTGGGCTACGGAGAGCTCGGCTCGTACGGCCAGCGCATGATGCGCACCCCGCGGCTGGACCGGCTGGCGTCCGAGGGCGTGCGCTTCACCCACTTCTACTCGGGCGCGGCGGTGTGCGCCCCGAGCCGGTGCACGCTGCTGACCGGCCGGCACGCCGGGCACTCCCGGGTGCGCGACAACCCCCAGGGCACGGACGCGCCGCTGGCGCCGCAGGACGTCACCTTCGGGATGGCGCTGCGGCAGGCCGGTTACCGGACCGGGCTGTTCGGCAAGTGGGGATTCGGCGGCCCCGATCCCAATACCGACACCCATCCCAATGACAAGGGATTCGAGGAGTTCTACGGTTACCTGTCGCACAAAGAGGCGCACAGTTATTTCCCATCGAAATTGTGGGACAATCGCACTCCGGTGCGGTTCGCGGGCAACCGCCGTTCGGGCCGGGCGGTGTACGCGCCGGAAGTGATCGTGCAGCGCAGCCTGCAATTCATGGAACGGCACCGCGACGAACCGTTCCTGCTGGTGCTGACGCTGCCGCTGCCGCACGCGCCCTCGGTGGTGCCCGGCGACCCGTACCCGAGGCAGCCGTGGCGGTTGCCGGACCGGGCGCACGCCGCCCAGGTCAGCCTGCTGGACTCCTATGTGGGCCGGCTGGTGGACAAGCTCGCCGAGCTGGGCCTGGTCGACGACACCCTGCTGTTCTTCACCAGCGACAACGGCCCGCACGAGGAGGGCGACTTCGACCCCGACTTCTTCGGGGCGCGCGGCGGCCTGCGCGGCTACAAGCGCAGCCTGTACGAGGGCGGGATCCGGGTGCCGCTCATCGCCTGGGGGCCGGGCCACCTCACGCGCACCCGCGGCACCGTCAGCGCGCGTCCCACGGCGATGTGGGACCTGTTCCCCACCCTCACCGATCTGGCGGGCCTCGGCCCGGCCGAGGGCGACGGGATCTCGCTGCGCGGAATTCTGACCGGCCGGGGTCGCACGCCCCAGCACGAATATCTGTACTGGGTCCGTCCCAGTGGATCCCGGCGGACTCCGCGGGTGGCCCGGGCCGAACGCGGCCGAACCTGGCGGGCCGGCGCCGCCGTCAGGTTCGGCAATTGGAAGCTCGTCGGTTATGCACCGGGTCGTCACTACTCCGAACCGGACGACAGCTGGTCGCTGGAGTTGTACGATCTGCGAGCCGATCCGGCGGAGACGACCGATATCGCGCGCGCACACCCCGACGTCGTCAGCCGCGGGATCGGCTACCTGCGCGAGGCCTGGGAACCTCCCGGATGA